From the Streptococcus halotolerans genome, the window TCAACAGATTACCGCTAGCATTTCCACCATGTCTTTTATGCAAACCAACAGGTTTATTGAGATTATAGCCACTTCCCAAAACCCCCGAAATTCCAGTCATTAAATTATCATGAGATAAAACATGATTATCTAGATAGTTGTCTATTACGAGATCTGCAAAATTTTTACGAATACAAAAAGTCCATCCCTGACGATAATTATGATAAGTCATATCTTCTGGGTATTTCGAAATGACATTTTGAGCATCGTCAAACTGGAAATTTTGAGGAATTGTAGCATCCGAACCTATAGTTTCAACTTCAATATCACCACTGAGAACCGTGATATTCTTATTTTTATCCATAGTATCGACTTGAGTTTTATTCTTATCTAAGTACCAAGTGTCATCTTGATCACTAAAAAAAAGATAATCAACATCCAAATGTCGTGAATCCCTGAGAAGTTCTCGGAAATTTAATCGCCAGTTTAGATTAGAGTTATTTTTATTGATAGTCCATCCATTTAAGTTATATTTAGAGATATAATCGTTTACAACCTTAATCGTATCATCGGTTGAACAGTCGTCACGTATCAAAACGTAATCAGGCTTTAAGGTTTGTTGCCTAATAGAATCAAGTTGTTCTGTAATAAACGACTGCCCATTATAAGTTGCCATTAGTACTGCTGTTTTTACCATTTTTTCCTTACTTTTTAAATGAGAAAATAAAATCTCTGAGTAACGCACTTAAGTTATTGTACCGATAGAAATTTTTAAATATGAAGACTAAATTTTTTAATGTATTGTTTGCTTTAGCCACTTCATATCTGTTCTTATAAAATGAAACGGTCTTCTTCAAATTTTGATCCATTTTGTTATTATAATCACCATATATATTATTAACCGTTTCATAAAATCTATAAAACACATACAACCCCTCAATATGCTTTTCCTTAGTTGAT encodes:
- a CDS encoding glycosyltransferase, whose product is MVKTAVLMATYNGQSFITEQLDSIRQQTLKPDYVLIRDDCSTDDTIKVVNDYISKYNLNGWTINKNNSNLNWRLNFRELLRDSRHLDVDYLFFSDQDDTWYLDKNKTQVDTMDKNKNITVLSGDIEVETIGSDATIPQNFQFDDAQNVISKYPEDMTYHNYRQGWTFCIRKNFADLVIDNYLDNHVLSHDNLMTGISGVLGSGYNLNKPVGLHKRHGGNASGNLLNIKSSRNHHLQDLTHVSSYYQILLAILEKKNHKNCDLAKAYLNFALERLENAEKRNWIRTIKQVMTQKKYYDNFSNRMRDIVFLFKK